Proteins encoded by one window of Blautia faecicola:
- the thiC gene encoding phosphomethylpyrimidine synthase ThiC: MRNYTTQMDAARKGIITPEISLVAEKEHMDVSKLMTLVAEGKVAICANKNHTCLSAEGVGSMLRTKINVNLGVSRDCKDYDIEMKKVMSAVELGAEAIMDLSSHGNTQPFRRKLTSECPVMIGTVPVYDSVIHYQRDLATLTAKDFIDVIRMHAEDGVDFVTLHCGITRKTIEQIKKHKRKMNIVSRGGSLVFAWMSMTGEENPFYEYYDEILDICEEYDVTISLGDACRPGCLADATDVCQIEELVRLGELTKRAWDHNVQVMVEGPGHVPLDQVAANMKVQQSICMGAPFYVLGPLVTDIAPGYDHITAAIGGAVAAMNGAAFLCYVTPAEHLALPNVEDTKQGIIASKIAAHAADIAKGIPGARDIDDKMADARRVLDWDAQYACALDPETAKSIRASRMPEDDHSDTCSMCGKFCAVRSMNKALAGEYIDIL; encoded by the coding sequence ATGAGAAATTACACCACTCAGATGGATGCGGCACGCAAGGGAATCATCACACCCGAAATCAGCCTTGTAGCCGAAAAGGAACATATGGATGTCAGTAAACTGATGACGCTTGTTGCAGAAGGTAAAGTAGCAATCTGCGCCAATAAAAATCACACCTGTTTAAGTGCGGAAGGTGTTGGAAGTATGCTCCGCACAAAAATCAATGTCAATCTCGGTGTTTCCCGTGACTGTAAAGACTATGATATCGAAATGAAAAAAGTAATGAGCGCTGTAGAACTCGGTGCCGAAGCCATCATGGATCTTTCCAGCCATGGAAATACCCAGCCTTTCCGCCGTAAACTGACCAGTGAATGTCCGGTTATGATCGGTACGGTCCCTGTCTATGACAGCGTTATTCATTATCAGCGTGATCTTGCAACTCTGACCGCAAAAGACTTTATAGATGTGATCCGGATGCATGCGGAAGACGGTGTGGACTTTGTCACTCTCCACTGCGGAATCACACGAAAAACCATCGAGCAGATCAAAAAGCACAAACGAAAAATGAATATCGTCAGCCGTGGAGGAAGTCTGGTTTTTGCCTGGATGAGCATGACCGGAGAGGAAAATCCATTCTATGAATATTATGATGAAATTCTTGATATCTGTGAGGAATATGATGTAACCATTTCTTTAGGTGATGCCTGCCGGCCGGGATGTCTGGCAGATGCAACCGATGTATGCCAGATTGAAGAACTGGTTCGTCTCGGAGAACTGACAAAACGTGCCTGGGATCACAATGTACAGGTTATGGTGGAAGGTCCCGGACATGTGCCTCTGGATCAGGTAGCTGCCAATATGAAAGTCCAGCAGAGCATCTGTATGGGAGCTCCTTTCTATGTACTCGGACCTCTTGTCACCGATATTGCTCCCGGATATGACCATATCACCGCGGCCATCGGTGGCGCCGTTGCTGCCATGAACGGTGCTGCATTCCTTTGTTATGTAACACCTGCAGAACACCTGGCTCTTCCAAATGTAGAAGATACCAAGCAGGGAATCATTGCCTCCAAAATCGCAGCTCATGCAGCTGATATTGCCAAAGGAATCCCCGGCGCCCGTGATATAGATGATAAAATGGCAGATGCACGTCGTGTGCTCGACTGGGATGCCCAGTATGCCTGTGCTTTAGATCCGGAAACTGCCAAATCCATCCGCGCCAGCAGAATGCCGGAAGATGACCACAGCGATACCTGCAGCATGTGCGGCAAATTCTGTGCTGTCAGAAGCATGAACAAAGCCCTCGCCGGAGAGTATATTGATATTTTGTAA
- the gap gene encoding type I glyceraldehyde-3-phosphate dehydrogenase: protein MAVKVAINGFGRIGRLAFRQMFGAEGFEIVAINDLTSPKMLAHLLKYDSTQGKYALADTVKAGEDSITVDGKEIKIYAKANAAELPWGEIGVDVVLECTGFYTSKDKAQAHIDAGAKHVIISAPAGNDLKTIVYNVNHETLTADDHIISAASCTTNCLAPMAKALNDLAPIKSGIMCTIHAYTGDQMTLDGPQRKGDLRRSRAAAVNIVPNSTGAAKAIGLVIPELNGKLIGSAQRVPTPTGSTTILTAVVEGNVTVDQINAAMKAASNESFGYNEDEIVSSDIVGMRFGSLFDSTQTMVLPLENGTTEVQVVSWYDNENSYTSQMVRTIKHFGKLLNA from the coding sequence ATGGCAGTAAAAGTAGCAATTAATGGTTTTGGACGTATCGGTCGTCTGGCATTCAGACAGATGTTTGGAGCAGAGGGATTTGAAATCGTTGCAATCAACGACCTGACTTCCCCAAAAATGTTAGCACACTTACTGAAATATGATTCCACACAGGGAAAATATGCTCTGGCTGACACAGTAAAAGCTGGTGAAGATTCTATCACTGTTGATGGAAAAGAAATCAAAATCTACGCAAAAGCTAATGCAGCTGAACTTCCTTGGGGAGAAATCGGTGTAGATGTAGTTCTGGAGTGTACTGGATTCTATACATCCAAAGACAAAGCTCAGGCTCATATCGATGCTGGTGCTAAACATGTTATCATTTCCGCTCCGGCTGGAAACGATCTGAAAACAATCGTTTACAACGTAAACCATGAAACTCTGACAGCAGATGATCATATCATCTCTGCAGCTTCCTGTACAACAAACTGCCTGGCTCCTATGGCAAAAGCCCTGAATGACCTGGCACCGATCAAATCCGGTATCATGTGCACAATTCACGCTTACACAGGAGATCAGATGACTCTGGACGGACCGCAGAGAAAAGGCGATCTGAGAAGATCCCGTGCAGCTGCAGTTAACATCGTTCCAAACAGCACAGGTGCTGCAAAAGCTATCGGTCTGGTTATCCCGGAACTGAACGGCAAACTGATCGGTTCTGCACAGCGTGTTCCAACTCCTACAGGATCCACAACTATCCTGACAGCAGTTGTTGAAGGTAACGTAACAGTTGATCAGATCAACGCAGCTATGAAAGCAGCTTCTAACGAGTCCTTCGGATACAACGAAGACGAAATCGTATCTAGCGATATCGTTGGTATGAGATTCGGTTCTCTGTTTGATTCTACTCAGACAATGGTTCTGCCACTGGAAAACGGTACAACAGAAGTACAGGTTGTTTCATGGTATGACAATGAGAATTCTTACACAAGCCAGATGGTAAGAACAATCAAACACTTCGGAAAACTGCTGAATGCATAA
- a CDS encoding homoserine dehydrogenase: MADRVIKAALLGLGTVGGGVYKVLKMQEEEMIPKLGAKVELKKILVRNIEKASKKIDDPSLLTDNWKEIVEDPEIEIVIELIGGMEPARTYILEALEAGKNVVTANKDLIAADGHILLDTAAKNKKDFLHEAAVAGGIPIIRPIKQCLAGNHISEVMGIMNGTTNFILTKMSQNGMEFADALKLAQELGYAESDPTADVEGLDAGRKVAILASAAFNSRVTFDDVYTEGITKITATDIQYAKEMGCVIKLLGVARNTPEGIEARVHPMLIDVNHPLASVNDAYNAVFVQGDAVQDAMFYGRGAGELPTASAVVGDVFDIVRNILNDCCGRIGCTCYKNLPIKHMNEISSKFFIRMFVEDRPGVLANIASVFGNSGVSLAQVIQRRKNDQYAEIVVITDDVKEKNLKDALAVAKGMSTVKEISGMIRVA, encoded by the coding sequence ATGGCAGACAGAGTCATTAAAGCAGCCCTGCTTGGTTTAGGTACCGTAGGCGGTGGTGTTTATAAAGTGCTGAAAATGCAGGAAGAGGAAATGATCCCGAAATTGGGTGCAAAAGTGGAATTGAAGAAAATTCTGGTTCGTAATATTGAAAAAGCATCCAAAAAGATCGATGATCCGTCCTTGCTTACGGATAACTGGAAAGAGATCGTGGAGGATCCGGAGATCGAGATCGTTATTGAGCTGATCGGTGGCATGGAACCGGCAAGAACGTATATTCTGGAAGCTCTGGAAGCAGGAAAAAATGTGGTAACTGCCAACAAAGATCTGATCGCAGCTGACGGACATATTCTGCTGGATACCGCAGCAAAGAATAAGAAAGATTTCTTACACGAAGCGGCAGTAGCCGGTGGTATCCCGATCATTCGTCCGATCAAGCAGTGTCTTGCAGGAAATCATATCTCAGAAGTGATGGGTATCATGAACGGAACTACCAACTTTATCCTGACTAAGATGAGCCAGAATGGCATGGAATTCGCCGATGCCCTGAAACTGGCACAGGAACTGGGATATGCGGAAAGTGATCCGACCGCTGATGTGGAAGGACTGGATGCGGGAAGAAAGGTTGCGATCCTTGCCAGCGCTGCTTTTAATTCACGGGTTACCTTTGATGACGTATATACGGAAGGAATCACCAAGATCACAGCGACGGATATCCAGTATGCCAAAGAGATGGGCTGCGTGATCAAACTCCTTGGTGTGGCAAGAAATACACCGGAAGGTATCGAAGCGAGAGTCCATCCGATGCTGATCGATGTCAATCATCCACTGGCGTCTGTTAATGATGCATACAACGCAGTTTTTGTACAGGGGGATGCCGTACAGGATGCCATGTTCTATGGCCGTGGTGCCGGAGAACTGCCGACAGCCAGTGCAGTTGTGGGCGATGTCTTTGATATTGTAAGAAATATTTTGAATGATTGCTGTGGACGAATCGGATGTACCTGTTATAAGAATCTTCCGATCAAGCACATGAACGAGATCAGCAGTAAGTTCTTCATTCGCATGTTTGTGGAAGACCGTCCGGGTGTACTGGCCAATATTGCCAGTGTATTTGGCAACAGTGGTGTCAGTCTGGCGCAGGTTATCCAGAGAAGAAAGAATGACCAGTATGCAGAGATCGTAGTGATCACAGATGATGTGAAAGAGAAGAATCTGAAGGATGCGCTGGCAGTGGCAAAGGGCATGTCTACCGTGAAAGAAATCTCCGGAATGATTCGTGTGGCATAA
- a CDS encoding phosphoglycerate kinase — protein MLNKKSVDDINVKGKRVLVRCDFNVPLQDGKITDENRLVAALPTIKKLIADGGKVILCSHLGKPKGEPKPELSLAPVAVRLSELLGQEVKFAADPEVVGPNAKAAVEAMKDGEVILLENTRYRAEETKNGDEFSKELASLCDVFVNDAFGTAHRAHCSNVGVTKYVDTAVVGYLMQKEIDFLGNAVNNPERPFVAILGGAKVSSKISVINNLLDKVDTLIIGGGMAYTFAKAEGGTIGVSLCEDDYLQYALDMKKKAAEKGVKLLLPVDNRIGDEFSNDCNMKVVPCGQIPDGWEGLDIGPETEKLFADAVKDAKTVVWNGPMGCFEMPNFAHGTAAVAKALAETDATTIIGGGDSAAAVNILGFGDKMTHISTGGGASLEFLEGKELPGVAAANDK, from the coding sequence ATGCTTAATAAAAAATCTGTTGATGATATCAACGTAAAAGGCAAAAGAGTTCTGGTTCGTTGCGATTTCAACGTACCTCTGCAGGATGGAAAGATCACAGACGAGAACCGTCTGGTAGCAGCACTTCCTACGATCAAAAAACTGATTGCTGATGGTGGAAAAGTAATTCTGTGTTCTCATCTTGGCAAACCGAAGGGAGAGCCGAAACCAGAATTATCTCTGGCACCGGTTGCAGTAAGACTGAGCGAACTGCTGGGACAGGAAGTAAAATTTGCAGCTGATCCGGAAGTTGTCGGACCAAACGCAAAAGCAGCTGTAGAAGCTATGAAAGACGGCGAAGTAATCCTTCTGGAGAACACCCGTTATCGTGCAGAAGAAACCAAAAACGGAGACGAATTCTCCAAAGAACTGGCTTCCCTGTGTGATGTTTTCGTAAACGATGCATTCGGAACCGCTCACAGAGCTCACTGCTCTAACGTAGGTGTTACAAAATATGTAGATACTGCTGTTGTTGGATATCTGATGCAGAAAGAGATCGATTTCCTTGGCAATGCAGTAAACAACCCGGAAAGACCATTCGTTGCTATCCTGGGTGGAGCAAAAGTTTCCAGCAAGATTTCCGTAATCAACAACCTGCTGGATAAAGTAGATACTCTGATCATCGGCGGTGGTATGGCTTATACTTTCGCAAAAGCAGAAGGTGGTACCATCGGTGTATCCCTGTGTGAAGATGACTATCTGCAGTATGCTCTGGATATGAAGAAAAAAGCAGCAGAAAAAGGTGTAAAACTGCTTCTGCCTGTAGATAACAGAATCGGTGATGAATTCTCTAACGACTGCAACATGAAAGTTGTTCCATGTGGACAGATTCCGGATGGCTGGGAAGGTCTGGATATCGGACCGGAAACAGAAAAACTGTTTGCAGACGCTGTAAAAGATGCTAAGACTGTAGTATGGAACGGACCGATGGGATGCTTCGAAATGCCGAACTTCGCACACGGTACCGCAGCAGTAGCAAAAGCTCTGGCTGAGACAGACGCTACAACCATCATCGGTGGTGGTGATTCCGCAGCAGCTGTTAATATCCTGGGATTTGGTGACAAGATGACTCACATCTCTACCGGTGGTGGAGCTTCCCTGGAATTCCTGGAAGGAAAAGAACTGCCAGGTGTAGCAGCAGCAAACGATAAATAA
- the tpiA gene encoding triose-phosphate isomerase codes for MARKKIIAGNWKMNMTPSEAVKLVETLKPLVKNDEVDVVFCVPAIDIVPVVEAAKGTNIQVGAENMYFEEKGAYTGEISPNMLVDAGVKYVVLGHSERRGYFGETDEDINKKMHKAFEHGLTPIMCCGESLEQREQGVTMDFIRQQVKIGFQGLTADQAKKAVIAYEPIWAIGTGKTATTEQAQEVCGKIRECIAEVYDDATAAEIRIQYGGSVNSKTAADLFAQADIDGGLVGGASLKEEFGQIVNYK; via the coding sequence ATGGCTAGAAAAAAAATTATTGCCGGTAACTGGAAAATGAACATGACTCCAAGTGAGGCTGTTAAACTGGTTGAAACTCTGAAACCACTGGTAAAGAATGACGAAGTAGACGTAGTATTCTGCGTACCTGCTATCGACATCGTTCCTGTAGTAGAAGCTGCAAAAGGAACTAACATCCAGGTTGGTGCTGAGAATATGTACTTCGAAGAAAAAGGTGCTTACACCGGAGAAATCTCCCCGAACATGCTGGTAGATGCAGGCGTAAAATACGTTGTTCTGGGACATTCCGAGAGAAGAGGATACTTTGGAGAAACAGATGAAGACATCAACAAAAAAATGCACAAAGCATTTGAACATGGTCTGACACCTATCATGTGCTGTGGTGAATCTCTGGAACAGAGAGAGCAGGGTGTAACCATGGACTTCATCCGTCAGCAGGTTAAGATTGGCTTCCAGGGTCTGACAGCAGATCAGGCAAAGAAAGCCGTTATCGCTTACGAACCAATCTGGGCTATCGGAACCGGAAAAACAGCTACTACTGAGCAGGCTCAGGAAGTATGCGGTAAGATCCGTGAGTGTATCGCTGAAGTATACGATGATGCTACAGCAGCAGAGATCCGTATCCAGTACGGTGGATCCGTAAACTCCAAAACAGCAGCAGACCTGTTTGCTCAGGCAGACATCGATGGCGGACTGGTTGGAGGCGCTTCCCTCAAAGAAGAATTCGGACAGATCGTAAACTACAAATAA